One window from the genome of Salvia splendens isolate huo1 chromosome 9, SspV2, whole genome shotgun sequence encodes:
- the LOC121748389 gene encoding protein IMPAIRED IN BABA-INDUCED STERILITY 1-like, producing the protein MGCVSSKQTVSVTPAAVDNSVGGSGRSRVGSFGGGSGLAAELDAKLKKVKKRGATESGSELGESGRASYSNRSVSFRLHKSVEGAAGWPVWLSAVAGEAIQGWAPLRADSFEKLEKIGQGTYSTVFRARDLETGKIVALKKVRFDNFEPESVRFMAREITILRRLDHPNIIKLEGLITSQSSCNIYLVFECMEHDISGLLSSPEITFTEEQVKCYMKQLLSGLEHCHARGVMHRDIKGANLLVDDGGVLKVADFGLANFSSYGQRQPLTSRVVTLWYRPPELLLGSTEYGASVDLWSVGCLLAELLIGRPILQGRTEVEQLHKIFKLCGSPPDDYWKKTKLPHATLFKPQHPYKSSLWETFKDLPESAVSLVETLLSVEPHKRGTATSALASEYFKTKPYACDPSSMPKYPPSKEIDNKHHEDASRKRPVGRSRGPESRKPTRKQNGTNKLAPEEALSLKRQNMPPQKQGEKKANDGISISNRKVENAFDQEPPKRVTKEACHVKNASQGDDAFAGPLQVSGSSGFAWAKKRMMDSSLRSRSRSSSRSLILEPSAAMHPRNNLDSAREENCEGVKGSTKGHDSYGTFKRSMLKKWSQLERPDSFDASDGYHSQELSAALYHKQDAKRRNLVHHDDQGEEVEFSGPLLSQSKKIDELLEKRERCIRQAGRRPWFQRAKLNGK; encoded by the exons TGCGTGTCGTCGAAGCAGACGGTTTCTGTTACGCCGGCGGCGGTGGACAACTCTGTCGGCGGGTCGGGTCGGAGCAGGGTGGGGAGCTTCGGCGGTGGGAGCGGTTTGGCGGCGGAGCTGGATGCGAAGCTGAAGAAGGTGAAGAAGAGAGGGGCTACTGAGTCAGGGAGCGAGTTGGGCGAGTCTGGGCGGGCGAGTTATTCCAATAGGTCGGTGAGTTTTAGGCTGCACAAGTCTGTGGAGGGGGCGGCGGGGTGGCCGGTCTGGCTGAGTGCGGTGGCCGGAGAAGCCATCCAGGGATGGGCCCCACTCAGAGCAGACTCCTTTGAGAAACTTGAAAAG ATTGGTCAAGGAACATATAGCACTGTATTCAGAGCACGTGACTTGGAAACCGGGAAGATAGTTGCTCTGAAGAAGGTCCGGTTTGACAATTTTGAGCCAGAGAGTGTTCGTTTCATGGCTCGGGAGATAACAATTCTCCGCAGGCTCGACCATCCAAATATTATCAAGTTGGAAGGGCTGATCACTTCCCAGTCTTCGTGCAACATCTATCTCGTGTTCGAGTGTATGGAGCATGACATCTCCGGACTACTATCTTCCCCAGAGATCACTTTCACCGAAGAACAG GTCAAATGCTACATGAAGCAACTGTTGTCTGGGCTCGAGCATTGCCATGCTCGAGGAGTGATGCATCGGGACATCAAAGGTGCCAATCTTTTAGTAGATGATGGGGGAGTCCTCAAGGTTGCTGATTTCGGATTAGCAAACTTTAGTTCTTATGGACAGAGGCAGCCTCTGACTAGTCGAGTTGTGACTTTGTGGTATCGCCCTCCGGAGCTCTTGTTAGGCTCCACAGAATACGGGGCATCCGTGGATTTATGGAGCGTAGGCTGCTTACTTGCTGAGCTTCTGATTGGTAGACCCATCCTTCAAGGGAGAACCGAG GTTGAACAGCTGCACAAAATATTCAAACTCTGTGGATCACCGCCAGACGATTACTGGAAGAAGACGAAGCTTCCTCATGCGACATTGTTTAAACCACAGCATCCTTATAAGAGCTCTCTGTGGGAAACCTTCAAGGACTTACCCGAATCTGCTGTTTCGCTTGTGGAAACTCTTTTATCCGTGGAACCGCACAAGAGGGGCACGGCTACCTCAGCCCTGGCTTCAGAG TACTTCAAGACGAAGCCGTATGCTTGTGATCCATCGAGCATGCCAAAATACCCTCCGAGTAAGGAGATAGATAATAAACATCATGAGGATGCTAGCAG GAAACGGCCCGTTGGAAGATCACGAGGGCCTGAATCGAGGAAGCCTACTAGGAAGCAGAACGGAACGAATAAACTAGCCCCAGAGGAGGCACTATCTCTCAAAAGACAGAACATGCCTCCTCAAAAGCAAGGTGAAAAGAAAGCGAACGATGGAATCAGCATCAGCAATCGTAAAGTAGAGAATGCATTCGATCAGGAGCCGCCTAAGCGTGTGACCAAAGAGGCGTGCCATGTGAAGAATGCGTCTCAAGGCGATGATGCATTTGCAGGCCCTCTACAAGTCTCAGGGTCGAGTGGCTTTGCCTGGGCGAAGAAGAGGATGATGGATTCATCGTTGAGGTCGCGGAGCAGGTCTAGTTCAAGAAGTCTCATTCTTGAACCTTCTGCCGCTATGCACCCGAGGAATAATTTGGATTCAGCCAGGGAAGAGAATTGTGAAGGTGTGAAAGGCAGTACGAAAGGCCACGACTCATATGGAACGTTTAAACGATCAATGCTCAAGAAATGGAGCCAGTTGGAGCGCCCGGACTCTTTTGATGCTTCGGATGGATACCACTCTCAGGAACTGTCAGCTGCACTCTACCATAAACAGGATGCTAAGAGAAGAAATTTG GTTCACCATGATGATCAAGGGGAGGAGGTTGAATTTTCGGGACCCTTGCTGTCTCAATCGAAGAAAATTGACGAACTCTTGGAGAAACGCGAGCGTTGCATTCGCCAGGCAGGTCGAAGACCATGGTTTCAAAGAG CTAAACTCAATGGGAAGTAA